One Fuerstiella marisgermanici DNA window includes the following coding sequences:
- a CDS encoding pectate lyase codes for MQNAADTAERTSLVDASNQLTQLLLDLRTDGGWWEGELSTSALSTATAVMALSLAAKAADGDEDDRQKYQQLIDGGLQWLADNQNDDGGWGDTVLSVSNISTTMLADAVFHAADRQEFASLQAASRKYIDDAGGVDAVLKRYGKDHTFSVPILTHCALAGTVDWKHVIPLPFELSCVPAKFYAAVRMPVVSYALPALIAIGQVIFRHRGHWNPIVRWIRRRATQPSLKVLESIQPPNGGFLEATPLTSFVCMSLLGCGYHDHIVTKRCLEFIVASVRDDGSWPIDTNLTTWVTTLSVNAFAGDPHADETAADTWPLDADARDSVREWLLKQQYKKTHPYTNSPPGGWSWTDLPGGVPDADDTPGAMLAVLNLRAVGEDFSPEEVAALQNAATWLLGLQNRDGGWPTFCRGWGTLPFDRSSNDLTAHVLRALVQWQAKVSNIPSRTAAETETAIQKGVEYLKKTQANDGTWLPLWFGNQHNTNDENPLYGTAKVTLALKEIGLQNHDYTQKAIAWLLDNQNDDGSWSARKELPGSTEETALAIEALVGSATAEKAVLAGANWLAGRVEDGTIADPSPIGFYFAKLWYFEQLYPVIFATAALRRCAEAGYFANGKALAVGDVLEGA; via the coding sequence ATGCAAAACGCAGCCGACACCGCAGAACGCACGTCCCTCGTGGATGCCAGTAATCAACTCACGCAGTTGCTGCTGGATCTGCGCACAGATGGCGGATGGTGGGAAGGCGAACTTTCGACGTCGGCGCTGTCCACAGCAACGGCCGTCATGGCGCTGTCGCTGGCTGCAAAAGCGGCGGACGGCGACGAAGACGACCGCCAGAAGTACCAGCAACTGATCGACGGCGGCCTACAGTGGCTGGCCGACAACCAAAACGACGACGGCGGGTGGGGCGACACCGTCTTAAGTGTCAGCAATATTTCGACCACGATGCTGGCCGACGCGGTCTTTCATGCGGCCGACCGTCAAGAGTTTGCCAGCCTTCAGGCGGCATCGAGGAAATACATCGACGATGCGGGCGGTGTCGACGCGGTGCTGAAACGCTATGGGAAAGACCACACGTTTTCCGTTCCGATTCTGACTCACTGCGCCCTTGCCGGAACTGTTGACTGGAAGCACGTGATTCCGCTTCCGTTCGAATTATCGTGCGTGCCAGCAAAGTTCTACGCGGCCGTGCGGATGCCCGTCGTGAGCTACGCATTGCCCGCCTTGATTGCGATCGGGCAGGTGATCTTCAGGCATCGCGGTCACTGGAATCCGATCGTACGCTGGATTCGTCGGCGAGCCACTCAGCCTTCGCTGAAAGTTCTGGAATCCATCCAGCCGCCGAACGGTGGATTTCTGGAAGCGACGCCGCTGACCAGTTTTGTTTGCATGAGTCTGCTTGGATGCGGCTACCATGACCACATCGTCACAAAACGGTGCCTCGAATTCATTGTTGCTTCCGTACGAGATGACGGCAGCTGGCCGATTGATACAAACTTAACCACATGGGTCACGACACTAAGCGTGAATGCTTTCGCTGGCGATCCGCATGCCGACGAAACAGCTGCGGACACGTGGCCGCTGGATGCTGACGCCCGCGATTCGGTGCGTGAGTGGTTGCTGAAGCAGCAATACAAAAAGACTCACCCCTATACCAATTCTCCACCCGGCGGTTGGTCGTGGACGGACCTTCCGGGCGGCGTTCCCGATGCTGACGACACTCCAGGAGCGATGCTTGCAGTGTTGAATCTGCGCGCAGTTGGGGAAGATTTTTCGCCCGAAGAAGTCGCTGCGCTGCAGAACGCGGCAACCTGGCTGTTGGGCCTGCAAAACCGAGACGGCGGCTGGCCCACATTCTGTCGAGGGTGGGGAACATTGCCATTTGACCGCAGCAGCAACGACCTGACGGCACACGTCCTGCGAGCCTTAGTGCAATGGCAGGCGAAGGTGTCCAACATTCCCAGCCGAACGGCGGCCGAAACCGAGACGGCCATTCAAAAAGGGGTTGAGTACCTCAAAAAGACGCAGGCCAACGACGGCACGTGGCTGCCGCTATGGTTTGGCAACCAGCACAATACAAATGACGAAAACCCTCTGTATGGAACAGCAAAGGTAACCCTGGCGTTGAAGGAAATCGGCCTTCAAAATCACGATTACACTCAAAAAGCGATTGCCTGGCTCCTCGACAACCAAAATGATGACGGCAGCTGGTCAGCTCGCAAAGAATTGCCGGGTTCGACGGAAGAGACGGCTCTCGCCATTGAGGCACTGGTCGGTTCGGCGACCGCGGAAAAGGCCGTTCTGGCGGGGGCAAACTGGCTGGCTGGCCGTGTTGAAGACGGAACCATCGCCGATCCGTCGCCAATCGGTTTCTATTTCGCCAAACTCTGGTATTTTGAGCAGCTGTATCCGGTCATATTTGCGACGGCGGCATTACGCCGGTGCGCGGAGGCTGGGTATTTCGCGAACGGCAAGGCGTTAGCGGTCGGTGACGTGCTGGAAGGCGCCTGA